The Chryseobacterium sp. JV274 sequence CCATCTATTACAAATTACATTGTAAGATTTGATCCAAAATGGAAAAAAGCAGATATTCAAGTTTATGATATGAGCGGTAAACTAGTAATCTCTAAAAAAGCGGTTGATGCATCCAGAGATTTTGTAATCGAGCTTGATGGCTCAGTTAAAAATTCATATGTTGTAAAAATCGTTTCTGATAAGGGAGAAACTGTTAACACTAAAATCTTAAAATAAACCACATGAAAACTATTAATAAACTAGTATTAGCTCTTTTTCTTTTTGCTATAACTTTAGCAAATGCAGCCCCACCACAACCACAACCAGCTCCAACAGGAAGTGGAAATGGAGGAAATGGTACCGGAGCACCAGCGCCTATTGATATGTACGTATATATACTTGGTATTGTAGCAATTGTATTTATTGTTTACTTTACAAAAAAGTACAAAAGCGTAAAAGCATAAAATTTTATTAAAATAATATTAAACTCTCTGATTAATCAGAGAGTTTTTTTATTTTTACTCTATGAAAAAGATTTATACGCTATCTGCGGTTTTGGCTGCATTTGCTCTGCAGGCTCAATTTACAGTTACCATTCAAACTCCGGCAGACTTTAAAGATCAGGACGCTATTCTATATACATTAAACGGTTCGAAAGATATTATTGTTACCAAAGAACAAAGTAAGAATAGTACATGGACTTTTAAATACCCAAGCAGTTATATGGGAATGATGAAAGTCTATTTCCCGGGCTCTAATAATACAGTAAGCTTTATTTCAGAAAATAAAAATGTCAATGTTAAACTGGATATCCAGAATAATAAAGTTAAAGATGTTACCTATCTAGATGAAGCGAACAACCTGATGAGTAAGCAGCAGGAAGGCTCACAAAAGAAAGAGCTTATTTTGCCGGCTTTAGCACAGATTAAAGAATATTATAAAGATAATACAGACTTTGGAAAAGCACTGAAAACAGAGATCGACAGACTTTCCGGTACTTCCAGCTCTATTGATGCCGCTCAACATCCATTTATTACCTATTATAACACGAATTACAGTAAATTTATTTCCCCTTCACAAGATGCCACCAAAAAAGTAGATCAGGAGGAAATAATCAACTTTCTGGACAAGTCAAATGATATGCTGGAGACTTCCTCATTACTAAGACCAGTGTTAGTATCTTATCTGAACTCCGGAGGAAATACCAATGTTGCTGCTTCTGTTGATAAACTCTTAGACCGATTAAAAGTGGAAACTCCAAGAGGGCAGACTGTTTTATCAGAACTGATCGATATTTTTGATGTGTATGAGATGGATGAGTACAAGAGCAAATATTTGTCACTTGCCAAAAATCTTAAGTGTACCATCACTGACAGACTTGCATCTACACTGAAATCGAATGCCAACATTGAAATGGGAGCTGCTTTCCCTAACTATAAGTTCCAGGCACCAGTAAATACTACTGCGAAGTCATTATATGATATAAAGGCTGATAAAAAGGTTATTGTGTTTTGGTCATCCACATGCTCACACTGCGAAAGTGAACTTCCGAAACTTCTGGAAAAATATAATGATCTGAAATCAAAAAATATTCAGGTTGTAGGGTTTTCTTTAGATGTTGACAAAAATTCTTATACTAAAAAGATTGCTGCATTTCCTTGGGTGAATGACTCCGAATTGAGAGGGTGGAACAGCAGTTACACGGATATGTACAATATTCATGCAACTCCGACGTATTTTATTTTAGATGCTAACAATAAGATTATCAACAAACCAGATCATGTTGGTGATGTTTTGGAATATTTTAAGTTAAAATAATTTTGGAGGTAAAGAAATATTTTCTATATTTGCACCACCAAAAAGGCGAGGTAGCTCAGTTGGTTAGAGCGCAGGATTCATAACCCTGAGGTCACGGGTTCAATTCCCGTCTTCGCTACAAAAAACCGCAATCATTAAATCAATGATTGCGGTTTTATTTTTTAGAATAACTGCAAATTTATCTTTTTATTTCTCCCCAATTTTTTCATTTTTTAAAATTATCGTCTTTCAATAGAAAATTAAGGGAACTATCCAGTTTTCGATCTTATCATATTCTTTTATTGGAATGTTTTAAAACAGGAGATCATTGTTTTCCCTGTATTCGCTTTCTTACCGGCTTTTTTTGATTGATCTATTGATGTACGATCGAAACCTCCCTTCGCAGAATAAAGCCCGTAATGAATGAACTATACTACTTTGGATTTTATGTACATTACTTTAAATGGAGCTAATCTGAAGTACTATAATAAAAAAAGCCGTTTTACAATCTGCAAAACGGCTTTTATTTTTTTATCTAAGTTCTTTATCAGACCTGATATCCAAGCAGCTTTCTGATTTGATAGAAGAATCTTTCAATCAATCGAAGATCTTGTGTTACGATCTCTGCACTGCCCCTAAGTTCTTTATCGAATGTAAGCGTTTTGTTGTAACTTGTTTTTAATCCTTTTGGCAAAATAACATCTACATAATAATTTCCTTTATCATCAGGAATAAGAGAGATATTCTGTACTTTTCCTTCGATGATACCATATTCCTGGAATCGATAGTTATCTAGTTTAATCAATACTTTTTCGCCCGGAATGATCTTTCCTGAGTTTACGGTAGGAACAGACATTCTGCCTACCAACTGCTCTTTATTTTTAGGAAGAATAGAAAGAATAGGTTCACCCGATTTTACAAACTGATTTTCACCAAAAAACTGCTGGAAACTGGCAACACCATCTGTAGATGATATAACAAGATAATTCAGTTCCCATTGTTTCAATGATTTTCTCAGTTGCTCAAGAAGCTGTAAAGTTTGTGAAGAGTATGTAATTCTGTCTTTTTCTGTGTTAATGGCCGTTCCGCTTTTAGTTTTATTAAGATTGGAAACCCCTTCATCCATTTGTGATATGGAGATTTTAAGATTTTCAAGATTTTGCTGGGCCTGAAGATATTTGATCTTTTCATTTTCAAGTTCCATAGCAGAAATAACTCCTTGATTGAAAAGTTCCTGAGACCTGTTGAAGTTTTTCTTAGTCAGATCATATTTTATTGATTCCAGGTTTTTCTGTTGTTTTAAGGTAGCAATTCGTATGCGGTATTCAGAAATACTCTGATTGGCTGCCAGGTTTTCCGGAGCATAAGGCTGTAATCTTGTAAAAAGGGCTTCATCCTGAAATGCTTTTGCAAAACTATTGTATTCACCCTGTAATTCTCCCAACTTGAACCTTGAAGCCTGAGCAAGAGGGAAGCTATATAAATTATCAGGAGTAATGGAATCTACCAGTTTTTTCAACTCTAAAATATCCTTATAGTTGGCTGCTGACTGCATTACCATCAGAACATCATTCTTTTTAACTTGCTGATGGTCTTTTATGAATATTTTTTCAATTTTGGAACTTGTCCTTGCTTCAATCTTCTCTGGAGGATTCTGCGAAGTTACAATAATAGGAGCCGGTACAAATTCCGGATAT is a genomic window containing:
- a CDS encoding HlyD family secretion protein, with translation MKEDVLDNIELRSESVQDILTQPPHWMIRWGNTVIFIILLLILLMSYIIKYPEFVPAPIIVTSQNPPEKIEARTSSKIEKIFIKDHQQVKKNDVLMVMQSAANYKDILELKKLVDSITPDNLYSFPLAQASRFKLGELQGEYNSFAKAFQDEALFTRLQPYAPENLAANQSISEYRIRIATLKQQKNLESIKYDLTKKNFNRSQELFNQGVISAMELENEKIKYLQAQQNLENLKISISQMDEGVSNLNKTKSGTAINTEKDRITYSSQTLQLLEQLRKSLKQWELNYLVISSTDGVASFQQFFGENQFVKSGEPILSILPKNKEQLVGRMSVPTVNSGKIIPGEKVLIKLDNYRFQEYGIIEGKVQNISLIPDDKGNYYVDVILPKGLKTSYNKTLTFDKELRGSAEIVTQDLRLIERFFYQIRKLLGYQV
- a CDS encoding TlpA family protein disulfide reductase — protein: MKKIYTLSAVLAAFALQAQFTVTIQTPADFKDQDAILYTLNGSKDIIVTKEQSKNSTWTFKYPSSYMGMMKVYFPGSNNTVSFISENKNVNVKLDIQNNKVKDVTYLDEANNLMSKQQEGSQKKELILPALAQIKEYYKDNTDFGKALKTEIDRLSGTSSSIDAAQHPFITYYNTNYSKFISPSQDATKKVDQEEIINFLDKSNDMLETSSLLRPVLVSYLNSGGNTNVAASVDKLLDRLKVETPRGQTVLSELIDIFDVYEMDEYKSKYLSLAKNLKCTITDRLASTLKSNANIEMGAAFPNYKFQAPVNTTAKSLYDIKADKKVIVFWSSTCSHCESELPKLLEKYNDLKSKNIQVVGFSLDVDKNSYTKKIAAFPWVNDSELRGWNSSYTDMYNIHATPTYFILDANNKIINKPDHVGDVLEYFKLK